The bacterium genomic sequence GCTTGCGGGGAATTGGCGTCGCAAGGCAGGTTATTCTTCCTCTTGAATATGAAGGCATGGTGGTTGAAGCAGGTTTTCGTATGGACCTCGTCGTGGAAAATCAGGTCATTGTCGAAGTGAAATCCGTGGAAAAACCGGCCCGCGTTCACGAAGCGCAACTTTTGACCTATCTGAAACTCAGCAATCTACCGGTCGGCCTACTCATCAATTTTTTCGCGCCGCGCGTGAAGGACGGAATCAAACGATTTGTCGGCCGGTCGTTCGCCCATTTCGTGGAACCGACGGAATTCGATGTGACCTGATTCCCCCGTGTCCCCCGTGTCTTCTCCGTGCTCTCTGTGTACCGTAGAAAATCGGAAACCAATCACCGCTCCGTCGATCTCGCGAACGGGGATGGGTATGGAGACAGGGGTGAAACATGAAGCTCCGGCTGACAAAGACCGTCCTTGACGCCGTGCACGAGCACGGGCGGCAGGCGTATCCGCGCGAGTGTTGCGGCGTTCTGGTGGGCATGCGTGACGGCGATATCTGGATCGCCGAACTGGCGTTTCGCGCCGCGAATCTGGCGCCCGAGGCGGCATTCGACCGGTACGACATGGACCCCGGAGACCGCCACCGGGCCGAGGAAGCCGCGCGCGAGGCGGAACTCGACGTGATCGGCTTCTACCACACGCACCCCGACCATGACGTGTATTTTTCGAAAACCGATCTGGAAAATTCCGAGGAATATCTGCTCGGCGAGCCGTGGCTGCCTCCGTCCTACGCCTATTTCGTCGTGTCGGTTCGCGACGGCGTGCCGCGAGATGGCGGCGCATTTGTCGTGCGCGAGGGGGCGTCGGAAAAAATCGCGGTCGAGATCATCGACGACTGAAGCGCCGCGCGTGCGCTTTGCGCGTTTCTCATTACAATAGGCGCGATCCACGTCGGGGTTTTTCCTTGCACGCGCGCCGAAACGAAATTTTCGCGGTCGCCGGTCTTGTGACCCTGGGATTCGCGGTGCGTCTCGCGTTTCTTCTTCTCTACGAAAACATGTTCAGTTGGGAGGCGGAGGACTACTCCAAGATCAACCTCGTTTACGACTGGATCGCCGCCGACAAACCGTATCCCGATCCGAACTTCGGCCCGCTGCATACGTGGATCATCTACGTCCTCGCGTTCCCGTTCGGCGACAAAGTGCTTCCGGTGCGCGTGTTTTCGCTTGCGTGCGGCGTCGCGGCGCTGCCCGTGTTCTGGTCGATCGCCCGGCGCGAGATGAAAAGCGGCCCCGCGCTTGCCGCGCTGGCGTTCTTTTGCGTTTACCCCGTGCACGTTCGCGCGAGCGCGACGAGCCTCGCCGAGGCGCCGTACGCCCTGGCGTTCTTCGGCGGCCTCGCGTTGTGGTATTCCGCCCGCGCGGGCGAGCGGCGCGCCGTCGCCAAGCTTGCCGGCGCCGCGGCCGCGTTCACCGCGGCGGGCATGCTGCGCTTCGAGGCGTGGTTGTTTTTCCCGGTGCTTTGCCTTGCGCTCATACCACGCGGCTTTGCGCGCGCGGCGCTGTTTGGCGCGATGCTCGCGTTGTTTCCGCTATGGCACATGGACGTGTGCTGGGCGACGCGCGGCGACCCCTTCGCCTTTGGCGCGACGAGCGCCGCGAGCTTTGAGCTTTACCTGCCGCAGATGGATATCAGCTATCGGGCGACC encodes the following:
- a CDS encoding M67 family metallopeptidase, which gives rise to MKLRLTKTVLDAVHEHGRQAYPRECCGVLVGMRDGDIWIAELAFRAANLAPEAAFDRYDMDPGDRHRAEEAAREAELDVIGFYHTHPDHDVYFSKTDLENSEEYLLGEPWLPPSYAYFVVSVRDGVPRDGGAFVVREGASEKIAVEIIDD
- a CDS encoding GxxExxY protein, translated to MSINEITGTIVQSAIKVHKALGPGLLESAYESCLAHELRLRGIGVARQVILPLEYEGMVVEAGFRMDLVVENQVIVEVKSVEKPARVHEAQLLTYLKLSNLPVGLLINFFAPRVKDGIKRFVGRSFAHFVEPTEFDVT